ACCCATTCGCGGTTTGAATTTTGCGAACTCACCACGACTGCACTCGACGAGCGCAGCACCGCGAGACGGTTGCTCTTCACCGTGCCATCGAGGCCAAGCATGAACACGTCGTCACGAATGACCTGCGGATTGTAGGTCGTATAATTGCGCGTGGTTAATCCTTCGTATTTGTTGAGTGCGACGTGCTGGTTCGCGCGCATCGGCAAGTGGCAGCCGAAACAGGAAGTTGCCCATGAGGTATGGCAAATCTGGCAGGAGATGTTCGAGTTATCGTGCGCGAGATTGCGTTTGCACTCGGCTTCGCTTGCTGGAACGGCGCCCCAACTTTTGCCGTCGCGCTGCATGGTTTTTGCGTACCGGGATTTTGCGTTGTAATGCGAGGACGTCGGGTCAATCGTGTCCATCGTCTGCGGAATTTCCCAGCGCACATCCGGGCTCATGCTGGAGCGTTGATAAAGCTTTTTGCCTTCCCACACGAAGCGCGGGCCCCAGGCGGTGGAACTGGTGTTCAACAAATCAAACGCGCCGCCGTTGCCTGACGTGGTCAGCGTGGGCCGCTGGTTGATCGTGCCGTGGCAATCAATACATTCGATGGTCGTGGCCGCGCGCGGCTCGCCGTAGAGCTTGCCATTGCCGTGAACGTCGTTGAGGAAATGACAGTCGGCACATTGCATGCCGTTGGCCAGATGCACGTCCTTCAAGTGAACCGCTTTTGCGAACTTATGGTCGTCGTCATGCGGAATGACGTTGTCATTCAAATCGAGCAGATTGCCTTTGCGATCTTTCTTGAACACGGCGCGGAAAACCCAGCCGTGGCCGTGATAATCCGCGAACTGGGTTTCCTTCAACTTGGGATTCAGTTCGGAAACTTTTTCGAGGAAGTCGAGATTACCCCAATTTCCGCGGGCGGCGGCGGCTTCCGGGTTCTCGCGCAAGGAAGTGGCGATCTCCGATTCCGTCGGATTCTTCTGCTTCTTGGGATACATGAATTCGCCGTCGGATTCCTGGTCCCACCAGGTGTAGCCGAGATACGGATTCACGAAGAGATTTCCCTGATGCATGTGGCAGGTCATACATTGGCTGCTGGGAATGGCACGGGTGAATTGATGCTTGATAGGATGCCCACGCTCATTTTTCGGGATCATCTGGTCTTCGGTGAAGCTCAAGCCCTGGTTGCCATACTTGCTGTAATAGCCCGATTGCGTCGGCGAACGGTCATTGGCGTAAATTACATGGCAGGCCGAGCAACCGCTGGAACGATAATCGCCCGGATGATTATTCGAGCCCATGAAACCGAGCAGCGGATCGTGCAAGCGCGTTTTGACCAAGCCGAGATAAACGGGGTCGGTGCGGATCAGCGTGCCGAGGCCGCGCTCGGACAAACGGTGGTCCGGCTTGCCCGGCATTTCGTCAACCGTCGGGATGCCGAGCGTCAGCTGCTTCTCGCCGCCCTTCTCGAAGATGCGCAAAATATTTCCCGGCTGGCTCACTTCAAAATGCGGCAGCGGATCGAGGTAAGGCAACACGCCATGCTTCAAGGTTTCTTCCGGCGTGGGCACATAAGGATTCACCAATCGCAGCGGCACACCATCGAGACCATAGGCCTGGCCGTACTGGTAATTCTTGTAAGGCGATCCACCATTATTATATAACGCCGCGCCCCAGAGCATTGCGCCATGGTTCATCATGCTATGCCAGACGTGATCCACCGATTCCTTGTGGCACAGGCCGCAGGCTTTTTCCGCGACGCGCAAATCACCGGGATTGACGAATTGAATGAACTCGGCGGATTCGTGATTGAGGAGAACGGAAGACTCGTTGGGATTGGCCGAGCTTTCCCAAAAAATCGGATTGCGCGGCGCGACGTGCGCCTTGCGTTCGGTCAGGCCGGGCGTTGGATTGCCGCCATGACAATCCGTGCAGCCAAGGATGACATTCGGGCTGGCGTGCATGGAATGTTCATCCACGCCTTTATGACATTCGAGGCAACCCGCGCTCTTCAAGTGCGCTTCGGCGCGCGTCTGGTCAATCCAATTATGCGGCTTGTCTTCGCCCGGCGCGGGAAGATCGTGCGGAACGGAAATCGGCGGGCCAAACGGTTCTTCCTCGGCGCGGGCCGCACCCAAGGCGAGGAAAAATACTGCCAAAAAGACCGGCAGCGTCCGATACCACTTTGTCTGATGTGAAGTCATCGGTTTGTCCGTTAATAAGTAAATGTGACTGCTAGAATTCCGCTGTAAAGAAAATCATCCGCGTGGCCCGCGTTCTCCGGAGGATTGTAGCCCGGCACCGGCGTGGTCACGGTGCGGTAAATGTCCTTGTATCCCGCGCCCGGAATCAAAGTTCCAAAGCCCGCCGAGATGATGATGTTGTCCGTCAGCAACGGGCGGTATTGCAAACCCACGCTCAAGTCCCAGCCGACTTCGTGCGCGACGGTATCGGTCAGCAGCGCTTCCTTGATCGGATCGGTTTCCATGAAGCGGATATAATTCACGTTGAAAAATGTCCGCAGTTTTGGAGTGATGTCCATTTCCGTCCCGAGGCTCAACATGAGCACGCCGGGATTCACGAAGTTCGCCTGCCCCTGGGTCTTGCTCGAACGGATGTCGGGCACAAGGCTGTTCGGCTGCTTCAAATTCACCGCCGTGCCGCCGAGGTTGAATCCCTGCCGCACCCAATAACTGAACGGGCCGCCGGTGAAATTGGGATTGTCCATCACCGTATCGAAACCCGTCGCCGTGCCGCCGGAGGTATTGTGATCGCCCGACGCGTAAAAGACCGAACTCTTGTAACGGATCCAATCGCGGTCGTAGGAAAGTTCCACCGCGGCCATCTGGGCATTGATGTTCACGGGATGGCCGGCGAGTTGATTGAAATCGTCGTGACCGAGCGCCTGATAAAATTGATGGCTGATATTGAAACGCCCGATATGTCCGTCGCCCGCCCAGCCGAGATAATACGCGTGAAGGCTGTGCTGCTGAATCGTGCCGATCGGCTCGGGACGAACGAGGTTGCCGTTCTCGTCGTAATGCGTCGGACCGTTGTCGAAGTTCGCGAGGATGCTGCCCTGCGCGGTGTAACCGTGCCAGATGAAATCCTGGCGATAAACATTCGCGAGCAAGATCCGCTGGTCGCGCGAGTTGAACGTGTTCAAGCCGGAGTCGGTGTCCTTCTCGCGCATGTCGAACGCGGCGACATTATACTGGTAATGATTGTTGTCCCAGTTGCCGAAAATGCGCGCGCCGGTATTGATGTCGTTGAACAGGAACCCGCGAAAATCGTTGTTGAAAACCTGGTTGCCGAAGCGCGACGCGATGAAATCGTAATTATCCGAAAGGTCGCTGATGTGGTATTCGAAAAACGCCTCCTGCAACGACAAAAATTCCTTCGTGCGCTGGGTGGAACTGGTTCCCGTCTGGTTCACCGGGCCGGTGCTGAGCTGGCCGTTGAGAAAACCGGGAATCTGGCTCGGGTTCGTGATGCCGATATTGCTCGGCGGCGGAACATTGTGGTTCGGCCCCACGCCGCGCGGGTCGGCGGCGACCACGCCGGTCTCGTTCGCCTGGATATAATTGATGTTATAAACCGGCTGAAGATGGATAAGCCAATGAACCGGTTGAAACGCCGTGTCGCCCTTGAAAATATCAATCGAGAACGAAAAATTATTGATGACCGAAATCTCCTCACTCTGGCCGAAGACTTCCGCTGAACCGGCGCGCGAGGCATCCAAACCGCTTGGCGTCGGCACGCGGCGGCCTTCAAAATCCGTTTCCGTCTCCGCCGTCAGATCGAGAAAAATATCCTGGCCGATGATCGGCGAGTCGCCCTTCAAAAGACTTTGCTGATATGGATGCCACAGCATCGTCGCCGGCGCTTCGTAGGGAGTTTCGGTATCGCCGCTGGTGTAGCGCTGCCAGGGCGCGAAACCGACCCGCCAGCGATTTGGCTCCGGCACGGTGTTCGTCGGAAAACCCATGCCCTTCGCACTCAATTCATATTGGGGATACTCATATTTTTTGTTAATGGGCGCATTCTCAAATGTATTCGTACGCGGAAGTTTGTATTCGCCTTCCAGTGGATCAAAACCGTATGGCACGCCGTTGGTGGGCGAAGGTATTTCAATGTCCCGGCGCATCAAGGGCGAGCGCGGCAGGGCAAAACGCGGGTCTATTGGCTGGCCGTTGTAGTCGGGCAGCAATTGGATTTCGTTGGTATAAAAAGGACGCTGTGCCGCTGGAGCTACATTCACGGCGCCGGGGTCCGGATTGAATTGCGCAGGCGGCAAAACATGGCTGGGCGAATTGGTACGCACCATGCGCGGGTGCAAATCCTGGGGAATATCCGTCGGCACCGGTTGATCGTAAGGCGGCACACCGGAGTCCGGCGTGAAACCGACGGGGGATTGCGGGGGATTACCCTTAAACTCCCGGCGGTAACGGTTGGTGGATAGCGTCAGAGCCGAATCGTTCACTGCCCGAATGGCATTTTCTGGAACTGCGTTGGTGGAAACATTCGGCGAGTCCGCCGCAATCGTGGAAACAACTCCTCCCAAAGTGAATGCTATAACCAAGGGAACCGTGAATTTTGTCCATGCCGCTCCAGTAAACTGGTGTGGCAACGTAGCACCCGCGATGCCCGACAGAGAATTCACTTTGTTTATTTATGGACAAGAGTATGTTATACTTGCAAGAACCAAGTTTATGTACTCATGTCGCCGACTTCCACACCGCCGCGCCATCCGTTCCAAAACCACATAGAAGTCTTCGATTAAGAATCCCGTTTGGATGCATCAAAAACATTTTCCCGGCTTCCGAGCTTTTGCAAAAGTTTACAGGCGCGAGAACTTGCATCCTATCCGTTCCCGCCGATAATTCCCTTATGAAAAGTGTGGCAATCATTGGAGCATCCAGCGACCAGAATAAGTTTGGCAACAAGGCCGTCCGCGCCTTCCAGCAGCAAGGTTATGCGGTCTATCCCGTGAATCCCAAGGAAGCCGAAATCGAAGGTTTGCCCGCTTTTAAAAGTATTCGCGAAGTGCCGGTGCGGCCCGAGATGATCAGCGTTTATTTGCCGCCCGCGATTTTGCTCAAGGTTCTGCCGGACATTGCGGCGAAAGGTTGCGACGAACTTTGGCTGAATCCCGGCACCGAATCGGACGAAGTGCTGGCCGAGGCCGAACGGCTGGGATTGAAGGTCATCCAGGCTTGCAGCATTGTGGCGGTGGGGGTTTCGCCGTCGGGGCTTTGATCACGCGCGGCGGGCTTCGCGGACGGCCATGCCGTTGACCACTTCCCGCCAAATGTGCCGCGCTAATTCTTCGGGCGATTCCTCTGCGGAAATCTTCGTGTAATACCGCTGGTCGGCCGCCAAGCGCAACAGCCCGCGTTCCTGCCGTTCCCATTCGTCCTTCGCCGAACCCGGATGCCGCTGCTGCGATAGCCGCACGGGCGTCAGCAATATAAATGTCTGGTCCGGTCGCGGCAAAAGTCGCCGCAGAAATCGCGCAAATCCCTTCTCGCCCTTAGTACCCGCCTGCTCCGCGTTGATTAATAATTCATCAAAGCTGCCTTCGCACACCACAAAATGACTGCTGATTCGCGCCGGCACGACCTGCCACCACGCCGCCAGATAATTTAGAAAATAGAAAAATGCTTTCAGCGGATTGGCGATGGCATTCTGTGGTGACTGATCGCCGCGCGGACGGAAGTGCAACGGTTGATAGCGGAAACATGGTTGCAATAATTCCTCCAACCGCGCGACTAAGCTTTTTCTCGCAGCGTCATCCAATCCGAGAATCGCCACGCTCACACCCGTTGGATTCATCACGCGTTTGAGCACGCGTTTCGCTTCCCGAAACAGCAATGCCGCGCCGAATTTTTTGCGCGTATACATGATCGGCCCCAGCGGACGCCACTCGTCCGGCGGACAGTCGAACCATTGCTCCACGGTCTTGCCGGTGTTGCCGAACAAGTCAGTGAAATTTTTTTCCGCGCCCAGTTTGTCCTGCGACCAGAGTTGCTTGAGCCGTGGAAGATATTGCGCGGGCGAACGGTTCTTCGCGTCGTACATTTTCGCCACCACGTACGCGAATTCACCCGCCGGTGAAGGCACAAAGAAGCCTCGATATTTTACCCGGTTCGTGAGCAGAACCGTTTCGGGAACAAAATAACGACGCACGCGCGCGTAGGCGGAACAGGCATCAAGCCGTAAATTTTGCGTGGGGTCCTCCAGATTGACGACCACGCTGTAATATGCGAACACGCCGTGTTGCAAAGTCTGGACCAGCGCCCAGCCATTTTTTTCCGCCAGGTCGGCGAGGATCAGATGCAGGCCCGGCAGGTGTTCCTGCGGCACGGAGTAATCAATGTCCGACGCGATTTTCTCAGGATATTCCTGATAGGAATGAATGATGACACAAGGAATTCCGCGCCGCTCAAGCTCGCTGAAGTAAAGTTGGAAGAATTCTTTATAATTGCAGGCCATGTTAATAATGCTGCCTGCCCTCGCCACCGCTGCTGGCATCGAAATCAACTAGAATAAAACTTCATCGCTAATGCAAGGCTAGACTCTCCACCGGACCGCGGGTCTATGACCCGCAGCAACGCATGAAAAGATTGCCGCTTGCGAGCGGACTATCATTTTAAAAATCAAATGGCTTTTCTATGATGCATAAGTCTGAGCCGTTGGCCGCTTGACCTTATGAACCTTGCTGCGGGTCGCAGACCCGCGGTCCATTAAAAAATCAACCGCGCGGATGATATTTTTTATGCACCTCGCGCAATCGGCTGGTGGCGACGTGCGTGTAAATTTCCGTGGTGCTGATGCTCGCGTGCCCGAGCAATTCCTGAATGACGCGCAAATCCGCGCCGTGCTCCAGCAGATGCGTGGCGAAGCTGTGCCGCAACATGTGGGGCGTGACGTTGCGCTCGATGCCTGCGAACTTCACCGATTTTTTTATCCGCAGCCACATCGTGCTCGCGGCGAAGGGCGTGCCGCGATGTGTCAAAAACAAATTCGCCGGCGAACGCGCTGTCACCAGTTTTGGCCGACCCAGCGCGAGGTAGCGGCCAATCGCCGCGATGGCTTGCCGTCCCAGCGGCACGACGCGTTCCTTGTTTCCCTTACCGATGATGTTGATGAACCCGGCGTCGAGATGCAGTTGTTCGAGGCGCGCATTGCGCAATTCGGCGAGGCGCAGTCCGCTGGCGTAAGCGAGTTCGAGAATGGCGCGATCACAAAGCGCTGGTGGAGTCTCGACGGTTCCGCTGGCAGGCGGTTGAAGCAGGCGCGTGATCTCGGCGTTCGAGAGCGCCTTGGGCAGGCGTTTCCAGCGGCGCGGGAGTGAAAGATTTTCCGCGGCATTCACCGGCAGCAACTTTTCATTTTCAGCGAAGCGATAAAACGCGCGCAACGCCGCGATCTCCAAATAAATACTGCTTGAACTTAATCGCCGCGCGCTGTCCTTCTCGTCCTTGATAAGCGTGCGTTCGCGTTCCTCGGTGAGAAATGACATCAGGTGTGAAAGTTCGATATTTTTCCAATCGAAAATTTTTTGCGCCGCAGCCCACGCGATGAAGTGATGCAAAACGGCGGCGTAAGTTTTTTGGGTGTTCTCCGATTGCCCGCGCTCATGCCGCAGAAATTGTAAAAAATCTTCCACCAGGTTTTGCACGGTGGCGAGTGTACGCCCCGGGAAGGGATGGAGCAAATTTTTACCGCGGAGACGCGGAGGCGCGGAGAGTCGAAGATTTGAATCGGCTTGCGTTTTCGGGAGCCGTGGTTGAGGGTGAGGCCATCAAGCTATGCTCGATTATGATCAGAAAGATTTTCCGTGGACGTTTTATTTCAACGGCATGCCGATGCCGAAATGGGGCGCTCAATGGCCCTGGTTTGGCGCGGGCGAGCATGCCAACTGGGACGCCGAAATCGGGCCGCGCGATTATTACATCGTCCGCTGCAAGATTGACCACGCCGGCAGCGTGGAGAGCGCCAGCCCGCACGTTTTTCTCTACGCCGTTCAGGAATTGTTATGCCTGCTTGTGACCGAGCGCGACGGCGTGCTGGAATTGATTCGCAGCGCCAATTATCCGCAGGCCGAACCGCAGGAAGTCTATAATGGTTTAATGGAAGCGGCTTTTGAGATGCGCGCATTGACCCAGCGCGATGGCGTCGCCTTTTGGACTTCGGGCTATCAATCCGACCAGATGCGCCTGATGGAAGCGATGCGCCGCGCGGCGTTGCCGCCCAACGACCCTGGATTTGTCGCCGCGCCGCACGTTAAAAAACGGCAGGCGGAATTGCAGCGCGTGTGGAAACAACAAATTAAAATTTTGCACGCCGCTGCCAGCGCGGGCGGCGTCCCCAACGAATTGCGGGAACGGCTGTTGAAATTGTGATCCGCAGCCGAAGCCGCTCGTTTTTTCTCCACACTGAAACAAAACCTCCTATATTGTTCATCTGAATGCCCGCACCGCTACAAGAATCAACTGAGGACGTGCAAAGAGCCGCGGCGTGGGTCGCGACTTTGCGCAAGGAAATCGCCCACGTCATCGTCGGCCAGGAATATTTGGTGGACCGCTTGCTCGTGGGCTTGCTCGCCAACGGTCACGTCCTGCTCGAAGGCGTTCCCGGGCTGGCGAAAACTCTTTCCGTGCGCACGCTGGCCTCGGCGATTCACGCGCAGTTTCATCGCATCCAATTCACGCCTGACCTGTTGCCCGCCGACATCATCGGCACGCTGATTTACAATCCGCAGGATGGAAAGTACCACGCGACCAAAGGACCGGTGTTCGCGAACCTCGTGCTGGCCGACGAAATCAATCGCGCGCCCGCCAAGGTGCAATCCGCCCTGCTCGAAGCCATGCAGGAACGCCAGGTCACTTTGGGCGGCGAGACAATGCCCCTGCCCTCGCCGTTTCTGGTGCTCGCCACGGAAAATCCGATTGACCAGGAAGGCACGTATCCATTGCCCGAGGCGCAGGTGGATCGCTTCATGTTCAAAGTCATCATCGGTTATCCGACCTTCGAGGAAGAGCGCAAAATTTTGGACAAGATGGCCTTCACTTCGCCGAAGAATGAAGTGCAGCCGGTGATTCCGCTCGAGGAAATTTTGCACACGCGCAAGCTGGTGGACAAAATCCATGTGGACGAAAAAATCCGCGATTACATCGTGCATCTCGTCTTCGCCACGCGCACGCCGGAGAAATACAAACTGGACATCAAGCATCTCATCCAGTTCGGCGCTTCGCCGCGCGCGACGATTTATCTCACGGTCGCGGCCAAGGCGTGGGCCTTGTTGCAGGGGCGCGGTTACGTGACGCCGGAGGACATCAAGAACATCGGGCCCGATGTGTTGCGGCATCGCATCATCCTGACTTACGAAGCCGAGGCGCAGGCGATCACCTCCGACGACATCGTCAAAAAAATCTTCAATACCGTTCCGGTGCCGTGACCATCCAGGAAATTCTTGCGACCGTCCGGCGGGTGGAAATTCGCACCAACCGCCTGGTCAATGACATGATGGTCGGCGCATACCTCAGCCGCTTCAAGGGGCGCGGCATGGACTTCGAGGAGTTGCGCGAATACATGCCCGGCGACGACGTCCGCAGCATTGATTGGAACGTCACGAACCGCATGGGGCGGCCATTCGTGAAACGCTTTCGCGAAGAGCGCGAACTGGGCGTCATTCTCGCCGTGGATATTTCGGCATCGAGCGCGTTCGGTTCCACGCGGCGCAGCAAGCGCGAATCCGCCGTGGAAATCGCCACCACGCTTGCATCTTCGGCAGCGCGCAGCAGCGACAAGGTGGGACTGTTGCTTTTCACAGACCAGGTGGAATTATTTTTGCCGCCGCGCAAAGGCCGCCGCCACATTCTGCGCACGATTAAGGAGATGCTGTTCTTCGAGCCGAAACATCGCGGAACGAATATTCCCGCAGCTTTGGTTTTTTTGAATCACGCGGTCAAGCGCCGCTCGGTGGTTTTTTTGTTCACCGATTTTTTGCACAGCTTCGGTTCGGGCGCACGGAGTTTGCAGGCGGGCCGGGATCTGGTGCAGGAAATCGGGATGACGAATGCGCGGCACGATTTGATTTGTGTCCACCTGCACGATCCGCGCGAGAGCATTTTGCCGAACGCGGGTTTGTTGACGGTCGAAGATGTGGAGACGGGAGAATTGCTGGAGCTGGATTCGGCGCGTGCCCCCGTGCGCGAAATGTATGCGAAGGCGAATGAAGAACGGTTGAGTGAATTGGATCGCTCGTTGCGCCAGGCGGGTGTGGATACGTTGCGCTTCTCGGCGGGCGACGCTTTCGCACAAACTTTGCAGGCTTTTTTTGAGACGCGGCGCGGAAGGAGGCGCGGGTGAAAAAATGGCTCGCGTGCGCATGGACGATGGCGATGTCCGCCGCGTATAGCCGCGCGCAAACGCCGCCGGAAAAAATTCCCGCGCTGCTGCCGCCGCATCCTGAATTGCACGCGACGTTTTGGGAATTGCATGGCTGGCAATGCGTGGTTGGTGCGTTGGTATTTGTCAGCTTCGTCGCCGCGGTGATCGTGTGGGTGCGCCGTCCGCGTGCCGTGATGATCGCATCCCCGGCGATGCAGGCGCGGCATGCGCTGGAAAAATTGCGCGATCAGCCAGAGGACGGCGTGCTGGTGATGACAGTTTCGCGCATCCTCAAGCGCTACGTCCTGTCGGTTTTGAAATTGCCGCCAGAAGAATTGACGACTGCGGAATTCCGCCACGCGTTGCAAGCACAGCCTCAAGTTCAACCTGAACTGGCCGCTGCAACGGGTGATTTTCTCCGGCGTTGCGACGAATGGAAATTTGCGCCGGAACATCCCGCAGAGAAATTGGGCGCGGTGGAAAATGCGCTCGAATTAGTCGAGCAACTTGAAGCCAGCCGTCCGCCGGTCATAAACCCGGAGGTCGCGGCGTGAGTCGCTGGCGGCAAAAATGAACTCTCATTTCCAATTTCAATTTCCGTGGATACTGGTGCTGCTGGCGTTGCTGCCGCTGTATGCGTTTCTCCTCGGCCGCACGGGCAAATGGTCGGCGTTGCGATTTTCAAGCGCGGACATCGCGCGGGCGGCGGGTGGGGCGGCGCGTTCGGCGGCGGGACGGTTGCTTTTGTTTCTGCGCCTTCTCACGGTTGCGCTGTGCATCGTTGCGCTCGCGGGACCGCGCTTCGCGAATGACCACACCGAGACGCAGGCAAGCGGCGTGGACATCATGCTCGTGCTGGATTTGTCGTGGTCCATGGAATCGCTGGACATGGGCGGAACGGGCGATGATTCGACGCGTTTTGCCATTGCGAGTTCGGTGCTCGAAGATTTTGTGACGAAAAGACCGAATGACCGCATCGGTCTCATCGCGTTTTCCGGCGTGCCGTACCTCGCGAGTCCGCTCACGCTCAATCACGATTGGCTTATCCAAAATTTGCATCGCCTCCACATCGGCATCATCCGCGAACTCGGCACGGCGATTGGCGATGCCATCGCGTCCGCGGCCAAGCGTTTGCAAGTGCTCAAGAACAGCAAAAGCCGCATCATTATTTTGCTGACCGACGGCGATAATAACCAGGGCGAGATTGATCCCGTGCCGGCGGCGCAAGTCGCGGCGGCGATTGGCGCGAAGATTTACACCATCGG
The sequence above is a segment of the Verrucomicrobiia bacterium genome. Coding sequences within it:
- a CDS encoding CoA-binding protein; translated protein: MKSVAIIGASSDQNKFGNKAVRAFQQQGYAVYPVNPKEAEIEGLPAFKSIREVPVRPEMISVYLPPAILLKVLPDIAAKGCDELWLNPGTESDEVLAEAERLGLKVIQACSIVAVGVSPSGL
- a CDS encoding tyrosine recombinase, yielding MLHPFPGRTLATVQNLVEDFLQFLRHERGQSENTQKTYAAVLHHFIAWAAAQKIFDWKNIELSHLMSFLTEERERTLIKDEKDSARRLSSSSIYLEIAALRAFYRFAENEKLLPVNAAENLSLPRRWKRLPKALSNAEITRLLQPPASGTVETPPALCDRAILELAYASGLRLAELRNARLEQLHLDAGFINIIGKGNKERVVPLGRQAIAAIGRYLALGRPKLVTARSPANLFLTHRGTPFAASTMWLRIKKSVKFAGIERNVTPHMLRHSFATHLLEHGADLRVIQELLGHASISTTEIYTHVATSRLREVHKKYHPRG
- a CDS encoding MoxR family ATPase, translated to MPAPLQESTEDVQRAAAWVATLRKEIAHVIVGQEYLVDRLLVGLLANGHVLLEGVPGLAKTLSVRTLASAIHAQFHRIQFTPDLLPADIIGTLIYNPQDGKYHATKGPVFANLVLADEINRAPAKVQSALLEAMQERQVTLGGETMPLPSPFLVLATENPIDQEGTYPLPEAQVDRFMFKVIIGYPTFEEERKILDKMAFTSPKNEVQPVIPLEEILHTRKLVDKIHVDEKIRDYIVHLVFATRTPEKYKLDIKHLIQFGASPRATIYLTVAAKAWALLQGRGYVTPEDIKNIGPDVLRHRIILTYEAEAQAITSDDIVKKIFNTVPVP
- a CDS encoding DUF58 domain-containing protein, with protein sequence MTIQEILATVRRVEIRTNRLVNDMMVGAYLSRFKGRGMDFEELREYMPGDDVRSIDWNVTNRMGRPFVKRFREERELGVILAVDISASSAFGSTRRSKRESAVEIATTLASSAARSSDKVGLLLFTDQVELFLPPRKGRRHILRTIKEMLFFEPKHRGTNIPAALVFLNHAVKRRSVVFLFTDFLHSFGSGARSLQAGRDLVQEIGMTNARHDLICVHLHDPRESILPNAGLLTVEDVETGELLELDSARAPVREMYAKANEERLSELDRSLRQAGVDTLRFSAGDAFAQTLQAFFETRRGRRRG
- a CDS encoding DUF4381 family protein, whose translation is MKKWLACAWTMAMSAAYSRAQTPPEKIPALLPPHPELHATFWELHGWQCVVGALVFVSFVAAVIVWVRRPRAVMIASPAMQARHALEKLRDQPEDGVLVMTVSRILKRYVLSVLKLPPEELTTAEFRHALQAQPQVQPELAAATGDFLRRCDEWKFAPEHPAEKLGAVENALELVEQLEASRPPVINPEVAA
- a CDS encoding VWA domain-containing protein; protein product: MNSHFQFQFPWILVLLALLPLYAFLLGRTGKWSALRFSSADIARAAGGAARSAAGRLLLFLRLLTVALCIVALAGPRFANDHTETQASGVDIMLVLDLSWSMESLDMGGTGDDSTRFAIASSVLEDFVTKRPNDRIGLIAFSGVPYLASPLTLNHDWLIQNLHRLHIGIIRELGTAIGDAIASAAKRLQVLKNSKSRIIILLTDGDNNQGEIDPVPAAQVAAAIGAKIYTIGIGIEEPCLLPRFDIDTGKLRRTPSGEVEFTTLTLQPANYSVLGQMSRISHGKFYRAKNLGELQNVYNEIDRLEKTEAKLRRYTTFTPLFEWPLLAALALFVLELVLANTRYRRLP